The following are from one region of the Anaeropeptidivorans aminofermentans genome:
- a CDS encoding peptidoglycan-binding domain-containing protein: protein MGSGTLKVEARAAQGLLPIENARVTVYTTDDVLVYETFSDMNGNTDIIELPAPDRGLSLISGTEIEYSTYVVSVMKQAFIETVVRGVQIFDGQMSILPVNMIPQESGIEGPSGPLIFDIGPHILEGNPRAPGTGSPNPPGTNMQGFKTYKALRQFKKLETNEPNARMLKEVVIPDYVVVHLGPPDEPARNIQVSFSDYIKNVASSVVYPTWPESALEANIYAQISFILNRLYNEWYPSRGYPFDVTSTEEYDQKFEEGRNIYGNVSLIVDRIFNQYIKRAGRKEPFLATYCNGDSEDCDGMSLWESLDLAKRGFNSYQILRYFYPPDIGIVTSDLFESFYILYPGTPLRLGSRGDDVELIQRYLNEISINFPFIPKIENPNGIFDETTEMAVRTFQQIFSLDVDGIVGVETWYNLTRVYAAMRNLFALSVIGSMAVGDTPPDVTLRQGDTGDDVRTLQYMIDYLSFFIPEVLSVEPDGLFGPKTAESVRSFQSYTGVPADGVVGPETWQRLYNTYWRIKDTISLSPSELPSPELTPFPGYLMGYGSRGEHVEFIQEHLNRIGDRYRIVQKLNVDGIFGDATEAAVVAFQKQFDLNPDGIVGPITWNKMIEIYDEVTSEENEVPEALYINEIKNEERTEEIELLQRKLNTIASHYVFHKPIKATGIYNPSTSKLVEAFQKFKYLPPTGIVDSATIYSINNEYESIINRKQMANKIGITLLRRYFIR from the coding sequence ATGGGATCAGGAACATTAAAGGTAGAAGCCCGCGCCGCACAAGGACTTCTGCCTATCGAAAATGCCAGAGTCACCGTATATACCACTGATGATGTTTTAGTATATGAAACTTTTTCCGATATGAATGGAAATACCGATATAATTGAGCTGCCTGCCCCTGACAGAGGCCTTTCCTTAATAAGTGGAACTGAAATCGAATATTCAACCTATGTAGTTTCTGTAATGAAACAAGCTTTCATAGAAACGGTCGTAAGAGGTGTTCAGATTTTTGACGGGCAAATGTCTATACTTCCTGTAAATATGATCCCTCAAGAAAGCGGCATAGAGGGACCATCAGGGCCTTTAATATTTGATATTGGGCCCCATATACTGGAAGGAAATCCCCGGGCACCGGGCACCGGTTCACCTAATCCACCCGGCACAAATATGCAAGGCTTTAAAACTTATAAAGCATTGCGGCAGTTTAAAAAATTAGAAACCAATGAACCCAATGCCAGAATGCTTAAAGAAGTCGTAATACCCGACTATGTCGTCGTCCATCTCGGTCCACCCGATGAGCCTGCAAGAAACATTCAGGTAAGCTTTTCAGACTATATAAAAAATGTAGCCTCTTCTGTCGTATATCCCACATGGCCGGAATCTGCCCTTGAAGCAAATATTTATGCGCAAATATCTTTCATTCTCAACAGGCTTTATAACGAATGGTATCCCTCCAGAGGGTATCCTTTTGACGTAACAAGCACAGAAGAATATGACCAGAAATTTGAAGAGGGCAGAAATATCTACGGAAACGTCAGCCTTATTGTAGACCGTATATTTAATCAATATATTAAAAGAGCCGGCAGAAAGGAACCTTTTTTAGCAACCTATTGCAATGGGGATTCGGAAGATTGCGACGGCATGTCTCTATGGGAAAGCCTGGATTTAGCAAAAAGAGGTTTTAACAGCTATCAAATATTAAGGTATTTTTATCCCCCTGATATCGGCATCGTGACCAGCGACCTTTTTGAAAGCTTCTATATTCTCTATCCCGGAACGCCCTTAAGGCTTGGAAGCCGAGGTGACGATGTTGAGTTGATTCAAAGGTACCTTAATGAAATCAGCATTAATTTCCCCTTTATACCGAAAATAGAAAATCCCAACGGTATATTTGACGAAACTACAGAAATGGCAGTAAGAACATTTCAGCAGATTTTTAGCCTTGATGTTGACGGCATCGTGGGCGTAGAAACATGGTATAATCTTACAAGAGTTTATGCCGCAATGAGAAACCTTTTTGCCCTTTCCGTCATAGGAAGCATGGCTGTAGGCGATACACCGCCTGATGTTACCTTAAGGCAGGGAGACACGGGAGACGATGTCAGAACATTGCAGTATATGATAGATTATCTTTCTTTTTTCATTCCCGAAGTTCTTTCTGTTGAACCGGACGGATTATTCGGCCCTAAAACCGCAGAAAGCGTAAGAAGCTTCCAAAGCTATACCGGCGTTCCCGCCGACGGAGTAGTAGGCCCGGAAACATGGCAGAGATTATATAACACTTACTGGCGTATCAAAGACACTATATCCCTATCTCCCTCAGAGCTGCCGTCCCCAGAGCTTACACCTTTCCCCGGATACCTTATGGGTTACGGTTCAAGAGGCGAGCATGTGGAATTTATTCAGGAACATTTAAATAGAATAGGAGACCGTTATAGAATCGTTCAAAAACTTAATGTTGACGGCATATTCGGCGACGCAACTGAAGCGGCAGTAGTAGCATTTCAAAAGCAGTTTGATCTTAATCCCGACGGAATTGTTGGCCCTATTACATGGAATAAAATGATAGAAATCTATGACGAAGTAACATCGGAAGAAAACGAAGTGCCCGAGGCTCTTTATATAAACGAAATAAAAAATGAAGAAAGGACGGAAGAAATAGAACTGCTTCAAAGGAAGCTCAATACCATCGCAAGCCATTATGTTTTCCATAAGCCCATTAAGGCAACAGGAATCTATAATCCCAGCACTTCAAAGCTTGTTGAAGCATTCCAGAAATTCAAATATCTTCCGCCCACAGGCATTGTAGATTCTGCAACAATATACTCTATTAATAATGAATATGAAAGCATTATAAACAGAAAGCAAATGGCAAATAAAATTGGTATTACCCTTTTAAGAAGGTATTTTATCAGATAG
- a CDS encoding manganese efflux pump MntP — MSLLEIMLTSIALAMDAFAVSISSGMCIRDFKLNHGLRFGLYFGFFQFSMAVLGFFLAFSYAGYIRSFDHWIAFILLGVIGGKMIYETFKEEELECDVLSDAVMNFKNMIMLSIATSIDAMAVGVSFAFLEVNIWDSAASIGIVTFVLSFAGGFIGNKIGGFFHKETQRIGGVVLIFIGLKILIEHLSIGG, encoded by the coding sequence TTGAGCTTACTTGAAATCATGCTCACTTCTATTGCCCTGGCAATGGACGCATTTGCCGTTTCTATTTCAAGCGGTATGTGCATTAGGGATTTCAAGCTAAATCATGGATTAAGGTTCGGCTTGTATTTTGGTTTTTTTCAGTTTAGTATGGCCGTATTAGGATTTTTTCTTGCTTTTTCATATGCAGGCTACATAAGGAGCTTCGACCACTGGATAGCGTTTATTCTTCTTGGCGTAATCGGCGGAAAGATGATATATGAAACATTTAAAGAAGAGGAGCTTGAATGCGACGTTCTATCTGACGCTGTAATGAACTTTAAGAATATGATTATGCTGTCTATTGCTACAAGTATAGACGCCATGGCTGTAGGAGTAAGTTTTGCCTTCCTTGAGGTAAATATATGGGATTCTGCGGCTTCCATCGGCATTGTAACCTTTGTGCTTTCCTTTGCAGGAGGGTTCATAGGGAACAAAATAGGCGGCTTTTTTCATAAAGAAACTCAAAGAATAGGAGGGGTTGTACTGATATTTATAGGACTAAAAATATTAATAGAGCACTTAAGTATAGGGGGGTAA
- a CDS encoding formate/nitrite transporter family protein, with product MYREDYLTLAEAAKKKVVFLKNNPAGYFVSSMLAGIYVGFAMLFIYIIGGNLDGAGISKVIMGASFPVALSLVLMAGSELFTGNNMAMTAGVLEKKVKTKDALYLWFVCYLGNFAGSILLAVIFCSGGYATGKVGVFLAEGALSKMSHGSLELFCRGILCNILVCAAVWCFYKLKTESGKLIMIFWCIFAFITSGYEHSVANMTLFTAALISPNGVAVTPALAFHNLLFVTLGNIVGGVVFLGVAYYIISKEPGKKA from the coding sequence TTGTATAGGGAAGACTATCTTACGCTGGCGGAAGCGGCTAAGAAAAAAGTAGTATTTTTAAAAAATAATCCTGCAGGTTATTTTGTATCATCTATGCTTGCAGGTATTTATGTTGGTTTTGCGATGCTTTTCATTTATATCATTGGCGGAAACCTCGATGGGGCGGGGATATCAAAGGTAATAATGGGAGCATCATTTCCTGTGGCTTTAAGCCTTGTTCTTATGGCAGGCTCAGAGCTTTTTACAGGAAACAACATGGCTATGACAGCAGGTGTATTGGAAAAAAAGGTAAAAACTAAAGACGCTCTTTACTTATGGTTTGTATGCTATTTAGGAAACTTTGCCGGTTCTATCCTTCTTGCCGTAATTTTCTGCTCAGGCGGCTACGCTACGGGAAAAGTAGGCGTATTCTTAGCGGAAGGTGCTTTAAGCAAAATGAGCCATGGGTCTCTTGAGCTTTTTTGCAGAGGAATCCTTTGTAACATCCTTGTTTGCGCCGCCGTATGGTGTTTTTATAAGCTGAAAACTGAAAGCGGCAAGCTGATTATGATTTTCTGGTGTATTTTCGCATTTATAACAAGTGGATATGAGCACAGCGTTGCAAACATGACACTTTTTACGGCGGCTCTTATAAGCCCCAACGGTGTTGCGGTAACGCCAGCCCTTGCTTTCCATAATTTACTTTTTGTTACTTTGGGAAATATTGTAGGCGGGGTTGTATTCTTAGGAGTCGCCTATTACATAATATCGAAAGAGCCTGGTAAAAAGGCTTAA
- a CDS encoding endonuclease MutS2: MNSYKTLEFDIILEKLAEKALSEGAKEKCLKLRPSLAEEEALRFLDETTQTRSIIEQMGKPPLPVMPDLEKIIDYINIEAMLMPEQIEKVLSFLVSCRRMKEYLKSAEATECSIAWYGGNIDELRFLEEEIEKSISNGAVSNKASSKLDSIRRQIDITSDQMKEKLNEILRKNKSWFSESFVVIRNGHYTLPVKREYKNYVSGTVIEISNKGGTCFIEPSSMEKYQSKLSLLQIEEDSEVRRILYYITGIISDNIKAIQLNMETIETLDFLFAKGKLSISMNASSVNINTERKISIINGRHPLINEEEAVPLNFQIEGETKGVVITGPNTGGKTVALKTVGLLSLMAQSGLHVPADSQSSFAMNNIIMSDIGDGQSITENLSTFSSHMKKVISILKEINEESLVLIDELGSGTDPAEGMGIAIAVLDALCGKKCNFIVTTHYPEVKEYAEKTKGIVNARMAFDKNSLMPLYRLEIGLAGESCALYIAERLGMPSGILKRAYEEAYGKENSKEHDFKDKDCHEPENADIPKIIRKKEERFAEHLSLPSFTIGDSVFVYPEKEIGIVYALSDHKGNVGVQVKGQKKLINHKRIKLNIPASELYPEGYDFSIIFDTVENRKSRHILEKRHEEGRIIILEEGDKEI, translated from the coding sequence ATGAATAGTTATAAAACACTTGAATTTGATATAATACTTGAAAAATTAGCTGAAAAGGCTTTATCAGAAGGCGCAAAGGAAAAATGCCTTAAACTTCGGCCGTCTTTGGCGGAAGAAGAGGCTCTCCGTTTTCTTGATGAAACTACCCAGACAAGAAGCATTATAGAGCAGATGGGAAAACCGCCCCTTCCTGTTATGCCGGATCTTGAAAAAATAATAGACTATATTAATATTGAGGCGATGCTAATGCCGGAGCAGATTGAAAAGGTACTATCCTTTCTTGTATCCTGCAGAAGAATGAAGGAATATTTAAAGTCTGCAGAGGCTACCGAATGCAGTATCGCCTGGTATGGCGGCAATATAGACGAGCTGCGTTTTCTTGAAGAAGAAATTGAAAAATCCATTTCCAATGGGGCCGTTTCCAATAAGGCATCTTCAAAGCTTGACAGCATAAGGCGGCAGATAGATATTACCTCAGACCAGATGAAAGAAAAGCTTAACGAGATTTTAAGAAAAAACAAATCATGGTTTTCCGAAAGCTTTGTGGTTATAAGAAACGGGCATTATACCCTTCCTGTAAAAAGAGAATATAAAAACTATGTTTCCGGTACAGTAATCGAAATATCCAATAAAGGCGGTACGTGTTTTATTGAACCTTCTTCTATGGAAAAATACCAGTCGAAGCTTTCACTGCTGCAAATAGAAGAAGACAGTGAGGTAAGGCGGATATTGTATTATATTACCGGCATCATAAGCGATAATATAAAAGCCATTCAGCTTAATATGGAGACAATAGAGACATTGGATTTTCTTTTCGCTAAGGGTAAGCTTAGTATCTCCATGAATGCATCTTCCGTGAATATAAATACAGAAAGAAAGATATCCATAATAAACGGAAGACACCCTTTAATTAATGAAGAAGAGGCGGTCCCTTTAAATTTTCAAATTGAAGGGGAGACAAAAGGCGTGGTTATTACCGGACCCAATACAGGAGGGAAGACCGTCGCATTAAAAACAGTAGGGCTTCTTTCCCTGATGGCCCAAAGCGGACTCCATGTTCCGGCAGACAGTCAAAGCAGTTTTGCCATGAATAATATCATTATGAGCGATATCGGGGATGGCCAAAGCATTACGGAAAATTTATCTACATTTTCGTCTCATATGAAAAAGGTTATTTCAATTTTAAAAGAAATTAACGAGGAATCCTTAGTGCTTATTGACGAGCTGGGTTCAGGAACAGACCCTGCTGAGGGCATGGGCATTGCCATAGCTGTTTTAGATGCTTTATGCGGGAAAAAATGCAATTTTATTGTGACGACCCATTACCCGGAGGTTAAGGAATATGCGGAAAAGACGAAAGGTATTGTAAATGCCAGAATGGCTTTCGATAAAAACAGCCTTATGCCTCTTTACAGACTTGAAATAGGCTTGGCAGGGGAAAGCTGTGCTTTATATATCGCTGAAAGGCTGGGTATGCCTTCCGGGATACTGAAGCGAGCCTATGAAGAAGCTTATGGAAAAGAAAACAGCAAAGAACATGATTTTAAAGACAAAGATTGCCATGAGCCTGAAAATGCAGATATACCCAAGATTATCAGAAAAAAGGAAGAAAGGTTTGCTGAACATCTATCATTACCGTCCTTTACCATAGGTGACAGCGTATTTGTTTACCCTGAAAAGGAAATAGGCATCGTCTATGCTTTATCTGATCATAAGGGAAATGTAGGCGTTCAGGTAAAGGGCCAGAAAAAGCTTATAAACCATAAACGCATTAAGCTTAATATACCTGCCTCTGAGCTTTATCCCGAAGGATATGATTTTTCAATTATTTTTGATACGGTTGAAAATAGAAAATCAAGGCATATTTTAGAAAAGCGCCATGAAGAAGGCAGAATTATAATCCTTGAAGAAGGAGACAAAGAAATATAA
- a CDS encoding alpha/beta-type small acid-soluble spore protein has product MNIPNIPSTNSKNSVPEARAALDQFKYEVANEIGVPLKQGYNGDLTSAQNGYVGGYMVKKMIDAQKRQMAGK; this is encoded by the coding sequence ATGAATATACCGAATATACCAAGTACAAACAGCAAAAATTCTGTACCTGAAGCTAGAGCCGCTCTTGATCAGTTCAAGTATGAGGTTGCAAACGAAATCGGTGTTCCTCTTAAGCAGGGATACAATGGAGATTTAACTTCAGCTCAAAACGGTTACGTTGGCGGATATATGGTTAAGAAGATGATTGATGCTCAGAAAAGACAGATGGCAGGAAAATAG
- a CDS encoding DUF6648 family protein yields the protein MNELEKYFKYRQDLIDQYIKGDMNKHEYLNKNLDAVLSLREKPFKYLDSIEKCLFNYQYFNAKAKSAKMISHTYSDYEHKNLYLEKVKYYYDKKDFATRKTLELLDFRGIDAYFIKVRSSYLKGKLFEIIMEDYDMILHSANDSILSLLRRERVFDEKIRISKIDHYINAKY from the coding sequence TTGAACGAACTTGAAAAATACTTTAAATACAGGCAGGACCTGATAGACCAGTATATTAAAGGCGATATGAATAAGCATGAATATTTGAATAAAAACCTTGATGCCGTTTTAAGCCTTAGAGAAAAGCCTTTTAAATATTTGGATTCTATAGAGAAATGCCTTTTTAATTACCAATATTTTAACGCCAAAGCCAAAAGTGCCAAAATGATAAGCCATACTTATTCCGACTATGAACATAAAAATCTTTATCTTGAAAAAGTAAAATATTATTATGACAAAAAGGACTTTGCCACCAGGAAAACTCTTGAGCTTTTAGATTTTAGAGGTATCGACGCTTATTTCATTAAAGTAAGAAGCTCGTACTTAAAGGGAAAACTTTTTGAAATCATTATGGAAGATTATGACATGATACTGCATTCTGCAAACGATTCAATCCTTAGTCTTTTACGGAGGGAACGGGTTTTTGACGAAAAAATTAGAATCTCAAAAATAGATCACTATATCAACGCCAAATATTAA
- a CDS encoding cation:proton antiporter, whose protein sequence is MLTSLAFIFLLGLLLGSVFQKLKLPNLIGLLLTGIILGPYLLNLLDNSILSISADLRQLALIIILTRAGLSLNIEDLKKVGRPAMLMCFVPACFEIAGTVLLAPPLLGISYLEAAIMGSVIAAVSPAVIVPRMLKLMEEGYGINNSIPQLIMAGASVDDVFVIVLFTSFTSLATGGNISAISFAKIPVSIITGALIGSLIGYLLVIFFKKKHFRDSAKVIILLSISFLLVAFEKYAENLFPVSGLLAVMAMGAMIFRRYPVLSERLSNKFTKLWVGAEILLFVLVGATVDVSYALSAGLPSMILIFSVLALRMTGVFFCLLKTGLSLKERLFCMIAYMPKATVQAAIGGLPLAMGLPCGQIVLTVAVLSILITAPLGALGVDLTYRKLLKAS, encoded by the coding sequence ATGCTTACTAGTCTTGCTTTTATCTTTCTTTTAGGTTTGCTTCTTGGTTCAGTCTTTCAAAAACTAAAGCTTCCAAATCTTATAGGACTACTGCTTACTGGAATAATCCTTGGACCTTATTTGCTAAACCTTTTAGATAATTCAATACTTTCTATATCTGCTGATTTACGACAGCTTGCCCTTATAATCATATTGACGAGAGCAGGGCTTTCATTAAACATTGAGGATTTGAAGAAAGTAGGCCGCCCAGCAATGCTCATGTGCTTCGTTCCAGCATGCTTTGAAATTGCAGGAACAGTGTTGTTGGCACCGCCTTTATTGGGAATTTCTTACCTTGAAGCTGCAATAATGGGTTCTGTCATTGCGGCTGTCTCCCCCGCTGTAATAGTTCCAAGAATGCTAAAGCTTATGGAAGAAGGATACGGTATTAATAATAGTATTCCTCAACTTATTATGGCTGGAGCTTCCGTTGATGATGTTTTTGTAATTGTGCTTTTTACTTCCTTTACATCATTAGCCACCGGCGGCAATATTTCTGCCATAAGCTTTGCCAAAATACCCGTGTCTATTATTACGGGTGCTTTGATTGGAAGCTTAATAGGCTATTTGTTAGTAATATTCTTCAAAAAAAAGCATTTTCGAGATTCTGCAAAAGTAATTATCCTTTTAAGCATATCTTTTCTGCTTGTTGCCTTTGAGAAATATGCCGAAAATCTTTTTCCTGTATCCGGATTGCTTGCAGTAATGGCTATGGGCGCTATGATTTTCAGAAGATACCCCGTACTTTCTGAACGCTTATCCAATAAGTTCACAAAGCTTTGGGTGGGTGCTGAAATTCTCTTATTTGTCCTTGTTGGTGCTACTGTTGATGTAAGCTACGCACTTTCAGCCGGATTGCCATCTATGATACTTATTTTTTCTGTTCTGGCACTTCGTATGACAGGTGTTTTCTTTTGTTTGCTAAAGACAGGGCTATCACTTAAAGAGCGGCTTTTTTGCATGATTGCATATATGCCGAAAGCTACTGTACAGGCGGCCATTGGCGGTTTGCCACTGGCAATGGGTTTACCCTGCGGCCAAATCGTTTTGACTGTAGCTGTTTTATCAATTTTAATTACCGCACCTCTTGGCGCTCTGGGCGTTGACTTAACTTACCGCAAATTATTGAAGGCTTCTTAA
- a CDS encoding pyridoxamine 5'-phosphate oxidase family protein has translation MFRPMRRIKQLLSEEDTLAVMNRCTNGVLACLGDEDYPYAVPLSYVYFNEKIYFHSAKSGHKIDAIEKSPKVSFTVIDEDNIVSEEYTSYFRSVIAFGRARIAEDGEWFEAFKALVEKYSKDQPEENRIKEISGCNHSHIIAIDIDHITGKEAIEYVRAKNKK, from the coding sequence ATGTTTAGGCCAATGAGAAGAATAAAGCAATTATTATCTGAAGAAGATACCTTAGCCGTAATGAATAGATGCACAAACGGTGTTTTGGCATGTTTGGGAGATGAAGATTATCCTTATGCCGTTCCTTTAAGCTATGTATATTTTAATGAAAAAATATATTTTCATTCTGCAAAGTCCGGGCATAAAATAGACGCAATCGAAAAAAGTCCAAAGGTTTCTTTTACCGTAATAGACGAAGACAATATTGTAAGTGAAGAATATACAAGTTATTTTCGGAGCGTCATCGCATTTGGCAGGGCAAGAATTGCCGAAGACGGCGAATGGTTTGAAGCCTTTAAGGCTCTTGTTGAAAAATATTCGAAAGACCAGCCGGAAGAAAATAGAATTAAAGAAATATCCGGCTGCAATCATAGCCATATTATTGCAATCGATATAGACCATATAACGGGAAAAGAAGCCATTGAATACGTAAGAGCCAAAAATAAAAAATAA
- a CDS encoding GNAT family N-acetyltransferase, with the protein MIYRNAVISDIPQIMELQKKYHVSTISEEDKPNGFVTTLFTEEQFKELIEKENGIAIACDEEKIVAYAMAASWEYWSKWPLFQHMISDLNNTEYKGNRLSTENSYQYGPICIDKAYRGTEVLPKVFNYSKKQMSERYPILITFINHINERSYAAHTKKLNLDVIKNFQFNNNNYYELGCLTKE; encoded by the coding sequence ATGATTTATAGAAATGCTGTTATCAGCGACATACCCCAAATAATGGAATTACAGAAAAAATACCATGTTTCAACCATAAGTGAAGAAGATAAGCCCAATGGTTTTGTTACAACATTGTTTACGGAAGAGCAATTTAAGGAATTAATCGAAAAAGAAAACGGCATAGCCATTGCCTGTGATGAAGAAAAAATAGTCGCTTACGCTATGGCGGCTTCCTGGGAATATTGGTCAAAATGGCCTCTTTTTCAGCATATGATAAGCGACTTAAACAATACGGAATATAAAGGTAACAGGCTCTCCACCGAAAACTCCTATCAATACGGCCCTATCTGCATTGACAAAGCCTATAGAGGTACCGAGGTTCTGCCAAAGGTTTTTAATTATTCCAAAAAACAAATGAGTGAAAGATACCCTATATTAATCACCTTCATCAATCATATTAATGAAAGGTCTTACGCTGCCCATACGAAAAAACTTAATCTTGACGTAATCAAAAATTTCCAGTTCAACAACAATAATTATTATGAATTGGGCTGTCTTACAAAAGAATAG
- a CDS encoding diacylglycerol/lipid kinase family protein, whose product MIYFIVNPAAGNGRGEAAANRAGKLLNEKGIDYKILFTKEPYHAAELTRKAIGEGAKTIVAVGGDGTLLEAAQGFMDGNENIAPHINFGIIPVGSGNDFIKSLHIPKDIDGAVEVILRGRSKKTDILKYNEGYCLNIGCIGIDSEIAYLASKTKNIWGKFSYIVSVLRNIFTYKCIRAKIKIDGMTLEQKFTLIAVCNGKYYGGGFKITPMSQVNDGYITLCYVDALMFLKILLIFPLVAFGMHKDLKIVHFKNCKELTLEFDREYKFNIDGNVIYTDGKVKFEVIKEALNIIC is encoded by the coding sequence ATGATATATTTTATTGTGAATCCTGCCGCAGGAAACGGAAGAGGGGAAGCGGCAGCAAATAGGGCAGGAAAGCTCCTGAATGAAAAGGGAATTGATTACAAAATATTATTTACAAAAGAGCCGTATCACGCGGCAGAGCTTACAAGAAAGGCCATAGGGGAAGGAGCTAAAACAATTGTTGCCGTAGGGGGAGACGGAACCCTCCTTGAGGCGGCCCAAGGCTTTATGGATGGAAATGAAAATATTGCTCCTCATATTAATTTTGGCATTATACCCGTAGGAAGCGGCAATGATTTTATAAAAAGCCTTCATATCCCTAAGGATATTGATGGGGCGGTGGAAGTTATTTTAAGAGGAAGGTCTAAGAAAACCGATATTTTAAAGTATAACGAGGGATACTGCTTGAATATAGGCTGCATTGGCATTGATTCCGAAATAGCCTATCTGGCGTCCAAAACAAAAAACATCTGGGGAAAGTTTTCGTATATTGTATCGGTACTAAGAAATATATTCACATATAAATGCATCAGGGCGAAAATAAAAATAGATGGCATGACATTAGAGCAGAAATTTACTTTAATCGCTGTCTGCAACGGAAAGTATTACGGCGGGGGATTTAAAATAACCCCCATGAGCCAAGTAAATGACGGCTATATTACCCTTTGCTATGTGGACGCTCTTATGTTTTTAAAAATATTATTAATATTTCCCCTTGTTGCTTTTGGGATGCATAAGGATTTAAAAATAGTTCATTTTAAAAACTGCAAAGAGCTTACCCTTGAGTTTGACAGGGAGTATAAATTTAATATTGACGGCAATGTTATTTATACAGACGGAAAGGTTAAATTTGAGGTAATAAAGGAAGCTTTAAATATTATATGTTAG
- a CDS encoding AAA family ATPase: MDKDKGLNLEGFSKDFELIEEKIGESIIGQKDTVRNVLSAIIAGGNVLLEGLPGLGKTRLVKTIGDIFNMEFSRIQFTPDLMPADITGTDILVKTSGDEGSFKFQKGPVFANIILADEINRATPKTQSALLEAMQEKTVTVGGKTYHLPEPFFVLATQNPIETEGTYPLPEAQLDRFMIKLNVDFPSKKDVLEILDITAVKEEKEKTEKLFGSEKIIQMREAAKSVAISEPVMDYAAEIVMRSHPDYENAPDSVKNYVHYGSSPRGAQAIINISRVYALIDGRFNLSYDDIKKAAFPVLRHRIYLNFEAVSQGIDTDRIIKELIKEEK, encoded by the coding sequence ATGGATAAAGATAAAGGCTTGAACTTAGAGGGCTTCAGTAAAGACTTTGAGCTTATAGAAGAGAAAATAGGAGAAAGCATCATCGGTCAGAAAGATACCGTCAGAAATGTTCTTTCGGCTATTATAGCGGGGGGAAACGTTCTTCTTGAAGGGCTTCCCGGTCTTGGAAAAACAAGGCTTGTGAAAACCATAGGAGATATTTTCAATATGGAGTTTTCAAGGATACAGTTTACTCCGGATTTAATGCCCGCCGATATAACGGGAACGGATATATTGGTTAAGACCTCCGGTGACGAAGGAAGCTTTAAATTTCAAAAGGGGCCTGTTTTTGCCAATATCATTCTTGCAGACGAAATCAACAGGGCGACTCCGAAAACCCAATCTGCCCTTTTGGAAGCCATGCAGGAAAAGACCGTTACCGTAGGCGGAAAAACCTATCATCTGCCGGAGCCTTTCTTTGTGCTGGCAACCCAAAACCCCATTGAAACGGAAGGAACATATCCCTTGCCTGAGGCCCAGCTGGATAGATTCATGATAAAGCTGAATGTTGATTTTCCGTCTAAAAAAGATGTTCTTGAAATTCTTGACATTACTGCTGTAAAAGAAGAAAAAGAGAAAACGGAAAAGCTCTTTGGCTCTGAAAAAATTATCCAGATGAGAGAAGCAGCAAAAAGCGTTGCCATATCCGAGCCTGTTATGGATTATGCCGCGGAAATCGTAATGCGCAGCCATCCGGATTATGAAAACGCTCCGGACAGCGTAAAAAATTACGTGCATTACGGCTCAAGCCCAAGAGGGGCACAGGCAATTATAAATATCAGCAGGGTATACGCCCTTATAGACGGCCGTTTTAATTTAAGCTATGACGATATAAAAAAGGCGGCGTTTCCCGTTCTTCGCCATAGGATTTATTTAAATTTTGAGGCTGTATCCCAAGGCATAGACACAGATCGGATTATTAAAGAGCTTATTAAAGAGGAAAAATAA